One window of Anas platyrhynchos isolate ZD024472 breed Pekin duck chromosome 11, IASCAAS_PekinDuck_T2T, whole genome shotgun sequence genomic DNA carries:
- the TTLL13 gene encoding tubulin polyglutamylase TTLL13 isoform X1: protein MEAGGGGAAAGAEGGSRAPAPGTGTGHGAAGTPPSGTGTGPRGKRKKRSIPSINLTTCKYESVRRAARCCGLKEVGENEDWTLYWTDYSVSLERVMEMKRFQKINHFPGMIEICRKNLLARNLNRMLRLFPKEYHIFPRTWCLPADYGDFQAYRRRRKTRTFICKPDSGCQGRGIFITRNAEEIKHGEHMICQQYISKPFLIDGFKFDMRIYVLVTSCDPLRIFVYKEGLARFATMRYIDPSRRNLGDICMHLTNYAINKRNANFIQDDTMGSKRKLSTLNAWMMANSYNTTKLWEDIEDIIIKTLISAYPVVKHNYQSCFPNHTTGCACFEILGFDILLDRKLKPWLLEVNHSPSFTTDTRLDREVKDALLCDTINLINVHACSKRKVLEEDRQRAKERLLQSHQAPRVSRREELESSQAAWLSQAEEYENSHLGSYRRIYPACGTDKYEPFFKQSSSLFQETISSKAREECARQQLEEIRMKKDKLEAVTRKKKKERKEELQGESAMDKPQIPNKTTASITHLTSRSTETQDKKQVQYDSMQPQDIAEDEEKKRVNALRKRENLIRGLGIANQLSQLLPRTDSSTDTQRSSPVTSEIQSQFLWDALQGQKACRLVTLIPLSLLGGAVRPSGHSFTHKPSARAQPPAGQGSAPAAVCTLSVRGQSIPCREQPKAQHSLQPRDGGCLRSQAAQTPGVTQTCPKPRALPLSAQLLSGARNKAAGWRGGGEQRRGCSGCGGSWARGAEPPSAR from the exons ATggaggcgggcggggggggcgcggcCGCGGGGGCTGAGGGTGGGAGCcgggccccggcccccggcaccggcaccgggcacggcgccgccgggacccccccctccgGCACGGGCACGGGGCCGCGGGGGAAGCGGAAGAAGCGCAG CATCCCGTCCATCAACCTGACCACCTGCAAGTACGAGAGCG TGCGACGTGCAGCACGGTGCTGTGGGCTGAAAGAAGTGGGAGAAAACGAGGACTGGACGCTGTACTGGACGGACTACTCGGTCTCTCTGGAGCGTGTCATGGAAATGAAACGGTTTCAG AAAATCAACCATTTTCCTGGCATGATAGAGATCTGCCGTAAGAACCTGTTGGCTCGCAACCTTAACCGCATGCTCAGACTCTTCCCCAAAGAGTACCACATTTTTCCCCGTACGTGGTGCCTGCCAGCTGA CTACGGAGACTTCCAGGCCTACAGGCGCAGGAGGAAAACCAGAACGTTCATCTGCAAGCCAGACAGTGGCTGCCAGGGGAGAGGCATCTTCATAACACGTAATGCAGAGGAGATCAAACACGGCGAGCACATGATCTGTCAGCAGTATATCTCTAAG CCTTTCCTTATTGATGGCTTTAAATTTGACATGCGTATCTATGTGCTGGTCACATCTTGTGACCCGCTGAGGATTTTTGTCTACAAGGAGGGTCTGGCCCGGTTTGCCACCATGAGGTACATCGATCCCAGCAGGAGAAACCTG GGTGATATCTGCATGCATTTGACCAATTATGCTATCAACAAACGTAATGCAAACTTCATCCAGGATGACACGATGGGCAGTAAGAG GAAACTCTCCACCCTGAATGCTTGGATGATGGCTAACAGCTACAACACAACAAAACTCTGGGAAGATATTGAAGATATTATTATAAAGACTCTTATTTCAGCTTACCCTGTGGTGAAGCACAATTACCAAAGCTGCTTTCCTAACCACACTACTGGCTGTGCCTGCTTCGAGATACTGGGTTTTGATATTTTGCTAGACAGAAAGCTGAAACCTTGGCTGCTAGAG GTGAACCACTCTCCCAGCTTCACCACAGACACTCGCCTGGACCGTGAGGTGAAGGATGCTCTTCTCTGTGACACCATCAACTTAATAAACGTGCATGCCTGTAGCAAAAGGAAAGTGCTGGAAGAAGACAGGCAGCGGGCAAAGGAGCGGCTCCTGCAGAGCCATCAGGCTCCCCGTGTATCCAG ACGTGAGGAGTTagagagcagccaggcagcctggCTGTCCCAGGCAGAGGAGTACGAGAACTCGCACCTGGGCAGCTACCGGCGCATCTACCCAGCGTGTGGAACAGACAAGTACGAGCCATTCTtcaagcagagcagctccctcttcCAGGAAACGATATCATCCAAAGCACGAGAGGAGTGTGCCAG GCAGCAACTGGAGGAAATCCGCATGAAGAAAGACAAGTTAGAGGCTGTTaccaggaagaagaaaaaagagaggaaagaagagctgcagggagaGTCAGCCATGGACAAACCCCAGATCCCCAACAAAACCACAGCTTCTATAACACACCTCACCTCCAGAAGCACCGAGACGCAGGACAAAAAG CAAGTGCAGTATGACTCCATGCAACCCCAGGATATTGCGGAGgatgaggagaagaaaagagtgAATGCTCTTCGGAAGCGTGAGAACCTAATCCGAGGCCTGGGCATCGCAAAtcagctctcccagctgctccccagaACTGATAGCTCGACTGACACCCAGAGATCCTCTCCTGTTACCTCCGAGATCCAG tCGCAGTTTCTCTGGGACGCACTCCAGGGACAGAAGGCCTGCAGGCTGGTGACTCTCATCCCCCTCTCACTCCTGGGAGGTGCTGTCCGGCCCTCGGGGCACTCGTTCACGCACAAGCCCAGCGCCAGGGCCCAGCCGCCAGCCGGCCAGGGCTCTGCCCCCGCTGCCGTGTGCACCCTCTCGGTTCGAGGCCAGAGCATCCCTTGCCGTGAGCAGCCCAAggcgcagcacagcctccagccAAGGGACGGGGGCTGCCTGCGGAGCCAGGCTGCACAGACGCCAGGGGTGACCCAAACCTGCCCCAAACCCAGGGCACTGCCGCTGAGCGCCCAGCTGCTCTCTGGAGCCAGAAACAAGGCTGCGGGCT GGCGCGGAGGCGGCGAGCAGCGGCGCGGCTGCAGCGGCTGCGGCGGGAGCTGGGCGAGGGGCGCGGAGCCCCCGAGCGCACGCTGA
- the CIB1 gene encoding calcium and integrin-binding protein 1: MGGAGSLLHREALSEYQELTFLSKQEILLAYKRFSELLPKEQRDNACSLRVPKSRILTLPELRANPFQHRICRVFSTSEDGDDSMSFEDFLDMLSAFSDSATPEIKSHYAFRIFDFDEDGTLSRKDLEKLVNCLTGQGEEVSLSNAEMEQLIENILEESDIDKDGTINLSEFQHVVSRSPDFVSSFKIVL, from the exons ATGGGGGGCGCGGGCAGCCTGCTGCACCGGGAGGCGCTGAGCGAGTACCAG GAGCTGACCTTCCTGAGCAAGCAGGAGATCCTGCT TGCCTACAAGAGGTTCAGTGAGCTGCTGCCAAAGGAGCAGAGGGACAATGCCTGCTCGCTGCGTGTTCCCAAGAGCCGCATCCTGACGCTGCCCGAGCTGCGG GCAAACCCCTTCCAGCACCGGATCTGCAGGGTCTTCTCCACCTCGGAGGATGGGGATGACAGCATGTCCTTTGAAGACTTCCTCGACATGCTGAGTGCCTTCAGCGACTCCGCCACCCCGGAAATCAAATCCCACTACGCTTTCCGCATCTTTG ACTTCGACGAGGATGGGACTCTGTCCAGAAAGGACCTGGAGAAGCTGGTCAACTGCTTGACGGGGCAAGGCGAGGAGGTGTCTCTGAGCAATGCGGAGATGGAGCAGCTCATCGAGAAC ATCCTGGAGGAGTCAGACATTGACAAGGACGGCACCATCAACCTCTCCGAGTTCCAGCACGTCGTCTCCCGCTCCCCAGACTTTGTCAG CTCCTTCAAGATCGTCCTGTGA
- the TTLL13 gene encoding tubulin polyglutamylase TTLL13 isoform X3, translated as MEMKRFQKINHFPGMIEICRKNLLARNLNRMLRLFPKEYHIFPRTWCLPADYGDFQAYRRRRKTRTFICKPDSGCQGRGIFITRNAEEIKHGEHMICQQYISKPFLIDGFKFDMRIYVLVTSCDPLRIFVYKEGLARFATMRYIDPSRRNLGDICMHLTNYAINKRNANFIQDDTMGSKRKLSTLNAWMMANSYNTTKLWEDIEDIIIKTLISAYPVVKHNYQSCFPNHTTGCACFEILGFDILLDRKLKPWLLEVNHSPSFTTDTRLDREVKDALLCDTINLINVHACSKRKVLEEDRQRAKERLLQSHQAPRVSRREELESSQAAWLSQAEEYENSHLGSYRRIYPACGTDKYEPFFKQSSSLFQETISSKAREECARQQLEEIRMKKDKLEAVTRKKKKERKEELQGESAMDKPQIPNKTTASITHLTSRSTETQDKKQVQYDSMQPQDIAEDEEKKRVNALRKRENLIRGLGIANQLSQLLPRTDSSTDTQRSSPVTSEIQSQFLWDALQGQKACRLVTLIPLSLLGGAVRPSGHSFTHKPSARAQPPAGQGSAPAAVCTLSVRGQSIPCREQPKAQHSLQPRDGGCLRSQAAQTPGVTQTCPKPRALPLSAQLLSGARNKAAGWRGGGEQRRGCSGCGGSWARGAEPPSAR; from the exons ATGGAAATGAAACGGTTTCAG AAAATCAACCATTTTCCTGGCATGATAGAGATCTGCCGTAAGAACCTGTTGGCTCGCAACCTTAACCGCATGCTCAGACTCTTCCCCAAAGAGTACCACATTTTTCCCCGTACGTGGTGCCTGCCAGCTGA CTACGGAGACTTCCAGGCCTACAGGCGCAGGAGGAAAACCAGAACGTTCATCTGCAAGCCAGACAGTGGCTGCCAGGGGAGAGGCATCTTCATAACACGTAATGCAGAGGAGATCAAACACGGCGAGCACATGATCTGTCAGCAGTATATCTCTAAG CCTTTCCTTATTGATGGCTTTAAATTTGACATGCGTATCTATGTGCTGGTCACATCTTGTGACCCGCTGAGGATTTTTGTCTACAAGGAGGGTCTGGCCCGGTTTGCCACCATGAGGTACATCGATCCCAGCAGGAGAAACCTG GGTGATATCTGCATGCATTTGACCAATTATGCTATCAACAAACGTAATGCAAACTTCATCCAGGATGACACGATGGGCAGTAAGAG GAAACTCTCCACCCTGAATGCTTGGATGATGGCTAACAGCTACAACACAACAAAACTCTGGGAAGATATTGAAGATATTATTATAAAGACTCTTATTTCAGCTTACCCTGTGGTGAAGCACAATTACCAAAGCTGCTTTCCTAACCACACTACTGGCTGTGCCTGCTTCGAGATACTGGGTTTTGATATTTTGCTAGACAGAAAGCTGAAACCTTGGCTGCTAGAG GTGAACCACTCTCCCAGCTTCACCACAGACACTCGCCTGGACCGTGAGGTGAAGGATGCTCTTCTCTGTGACACCATCAACTTAATAAACGTGCATGCCTGTAGCAAAAGGAAAGTGCTGGAAGAAGACAGGCAGCGGGCAAAGGAGCGGCTCCTGCAGAGCCATCAGGCTCCCCGTGTATCCAG ACGTGAGGAGTTagagagcagccaggcagcctggCTGTCCCAGGCAGAGGAGTACGAGAACTCGCACCTGGGCAGCTACCGGCGCATCTACCCAGCGTGTGGAACAGACAAGTACGAGCCATTCTtcaagcagagcagctccctcttcCAGGAAACGATATCATCCAAAGCACGAGAGGAGTGTGCCAG GCAGCAACTGGAGGAAATCCGCATGAAGAAAGACAAGTTAGAGGCTGTTaccaggaagaagaaaaaagagaggaaagaagagctgcagggagaGTCAGCCATGGACAAACCCCAGATCCCCAACAAAACCACAGCTTCTATAACACACCTCACCTCCAGAAGCACCGAGACGCAGGACAAAAAG CAAGTGCAGTATGACTCCATGCAACCCCAGGATATTGCGGAGgatgaggagaagaaaagagtgAATGCTCTTCGGAAGCGTGAGAACCTAATCCGAGGCCTGGGCATCGCAAAtcagctctcccagctgctccccagaACTGATAGCTCGACTGACACCCAGAGATCCTCTCCTGTTACCTCCGAGATCCAG tCGCAGTTTCTCTGGGACGCACTCCAGGGACAGAAGGCCTGCAGGCTGGTGACTCTCATCCCCCTCTCACTCCTGGGAGGTGCTGTCCGGCCCTCGGGGCACTCGTTCACGCACAAGCCCAGCGCCAGGGCCCAGCCGCCAGCCGGCCAGGGCTCTGCCCCCGCTGCCGTGTGCACCCTCTCGGTTCGAGGCCAGAGCATCCCTTGCCGTGAGCAGCCCAAggcgcagcacagcctccagccAAGGGACGGGGGCTGCCTGCGGAGCCAGGCTGCACAGACGCCAGGGGTGACCCAAACCTGCCCCAAACCCAGGGCACTGCCGCTGAGCGCCCAGCTGCTCTCTGGAGCCAGAAACAAGGCTGCGGGCT GGCGCGGAGGCGGCGAGCAGCGGCGCGGCTGCAGCGGCTGCGGCGGGAGCTGGGCGAGGGGCGCGGAGCCCCCGAGCGCACGCTGA
- the TTLL13 gene encoding tubulin polyglutamylase TTLL13 isoform X2, whose protein sequence is MEAGGGGAAAGAEGGSRAPAPGTGTGHGAAGTPPSGTGTGPRGKRKKRSIPSINLTTCKYESVRRAARCCGLKEVGENEDWTLYWTDYSVSLERVMEMKRFQKINHFPGMIEICRKNLLARNLNRMLRLFPKEYHIFPRTWCLPADYGDFQAYRRRRKTRTFICKPDSGCQGRGIFITRNAEEIKHGEHMICQQYISKGDICMHLTNYAINKRNANFIQDDTMGSKRKLSTLNAWMMANSYNTTKLWEDIEDIIIKTLISAYPVVKHNYQSCFPNHTTGCACFEILGFDILLDRKLKPWLLEVNHSPSFTTDTRLDREVKDALLCDTINLINVHACSKRKVLEEDRQRAKERLLQSHQAPRVSRREELESSQAAWLSQAEEYENSHLGSYRRIYPACGTDKYEPFFKQSSSLFQETISSKAREECARQQLEEIRMKKDKLEAVTRKKKKERKEELQGESAMDKPQIPNKTTASITHLTSRSTETQDKKQVQYDSMQPQDIAEDEEKKRVNALRKRENLIRGLGIANQLSQLLPRTDSSTDTQRSSPVTSEIQSQFLWDALQGQKACRLVTLIPLSLLGGAVRPSGHSFTHKPSARAQPPAGQGSAPAAVCTLSVRGQSIPCREQPKAQHSLQPRDGGCLRSQAAQTPGVTQTCPKPRALPLSAQLLSGARNKAAGWRGGGEQRRGCSGCGGSWARGAEPPSAR, encoded by the exons ATggaggcgggcggggggggcgcggcCGCGGGGGCTGAGGGTGGGAGCcgggccccggcccccggcaccggcaccgggcacggcgccgccgggacccccccctccgGCACGGGCACGGGGCCGCGGGGGAAGCGGAAGAAGCGCAG CATCCCGTCCATCAACCTGACCACCTGCAAGTACGAGAGCG TGCGACGTGCAGCACGGTGCTGTGGGCTGAAAGAAGTGGGAGAAAACGAGGACTGGACGCTGTACTGGACGGACTACTCGGTCTCTCTGGAGCGTGTCATGGAAATGAAACGGTTTCAG AAAATCAACCATTTTCCTGGCATGATAGAGATCTGCCGTAAGAACCTGTTGGCTCGCAACCTTAACCGCATGCTCAGACTCTTCCCCAAAGAGTACCACATTTTTCCCCGTACGTGGTGCCTGCCAGCTGA CTACGGAGACTTCCAGGCCTACAGGCGCAGGAGGAAAACCAGAACGTTCATCTGCAAGCCAGACAGTGGCTGCCAGGGGAGAGGCATCTTCATAACACGTAATGCAGAGGAGATCAAACACGGCGAGCACATGATCTGTCAGCAGTATATCTCTAAG GGTGATATCTGCATGCATTTGACCAATTATGCTATCAACAAACGTAATGCAAACTTCATCCAGGATGACACGATGGGCAGTAAGAG GAAACTCTCCACCCTGAATGCTTGGATGATGGCTAACAGCTACAACACAACAAAACTCTGGGAAGATATTGAAGATATTATTATAAAGACTCTTATTTCAGCTTACCCTGTGGTGAAGCACAATTACCAAAGCTGCTTTCCTAACCACACTACTGGCTGTGCCTGCTTCGAGATACTGGGTTTTGATATTTTGCTAGACAGAAAGCTGAAACCTTGGCTGCTAGAG GTGAACCACTCTCCCAGCTTCACCACAGACACTCGCCTGGACCGTGAGGTGAAGGATGCTCTTCTCTGTGACACCATCAACTTAATAAACGTGCATGCCTGTAGCAAAAGGAAAGTGCTGGAAGAAGACAGGCAGCGGGCAAAGGAGCGGCTCCTGCAGAGCCATCAGGCTCCCCGTGTATCCAG ACGTGAGGAGTTagagagcagccaggcagcctggCTGTCCCAGGCAGAGGAGTACGAGAACTCGCACCTGGGCAGCTACCGGCGCATCTACCCAGCGTGTGGAACAGACAAGTACGAGCCATTCTtcaagcagagcagctccctcttcCAGGAAACGATATCATCCAAAGCACGAGAGGAGTGTGCCAG GCAGCAACTGGAGGAAATCCGCATGAAGAAAGACAAGTTAGAGGCTGTTaccaggaagaagaaaaaagagaggaaagaagagctgcagggagaGTCAGCCATGGACAAACCCCAGATCCCCAACAAAACCACAGCTTCTATAACACACCTCACCTCCAGAAGCACCGAGACGCAGGACAAAAAG CAAGTGCAGTATGACTCCATGCAACCCCAGGATATTGCGGAGgatgaggagaagaaaagagtgAATGCTCTTCGGAAGCGTGAGAACCTAATCCGAGGCCTGGGCATCGCAAAtcagctctcccagctgctccccagaACTGATAGCTCGACTGACACCCAGAGATCCTCTCCTGTTACCTCCGAGATCCAG tCGCAGTTTCTCTGGGACGCACTCCAGGGACAGAAGGCCTGCAGGCTGGTGACTCTCATCCCCCTCTCACTCCTGGGAGGTGCTGTCCGGCCCTCGGGGCACTCGTTCACGCACAAGCCCAGCGCCAGGGCCCAGCCGCCAGCCGGCCAGGGCTCTGCCCCCGCTGCCGTGTGCACCCTCTCGGTTCGAGGCCAGAGCATCCCTTGCCGTGAGCAGCCCAAggcgcagcacagcctccagccAAGGGACGGGGGCTGCCTGCGGAGCCAGGCTGCACAGACGCCAGGGGTGACCCAAACCTGCCCCAAACCCAGGGCACTGCCGCTGAGCGCCCAGCTGCTCTCTGGAGCCAGAAACAAGGCTGCGGGCT GGCGCGGAGGCGGCGAGCAGCGGCGCGGCTGCAGCGGCTGCGGCGGGAGCTGGGCGAGGGGCGCGGAGCCCCCGAGCGCACGCTGA
- the GDPGP1 gene encoding GDP-D-glucose phosphorylase 1: protein MAAASSGEQPGLCSGEQPGPPDIPEPEDFVYGEDEFVLQGVSWPGAAPSRFDRALLGAWQDRMARGLFRYRLGELPTRVLPGAMGLVAQLNPQRATQRRPPQAIRSLTQPFDPQQFNFTRIRPGEVLLCLRRHLGGDPPPLDRVLVAINVSPLERGHVLLLPEPALGLPQALTPQLLRVGLEAVLLSTQPGFRVGFNSLGASASVNHLHLHAFYLAHPLRIESAPAEPLLPEGGPALLRDVPAPALLFYTAGTELRAVAEAVCGLAAGLAARGLAYNVFATRGAPPAGGAAAGLRVLLWARRPSFEEPEEPDEAVPAVALCELAGYLPLPAAAPFAALSEAEALRALRRPLLPEPELRRLLRDLLPATPRDT, encoded by the coding sequence ATGGCGGCGGCGAGCAGCGGGGAGCAGCCGGGGCTGTGCAGCGGGGAGCAGCCGGGGCCGCCGGACATCCCCGAGCCCGAGGACTTCGTGTACGGGGAGGACGAGTTCGTGCTGCAGGGGGTCTCCTGGCCCGGTGCTGCACCATCCCGCTTCGACCGGGCCCTGCTGGGCGCGTGGCAGGACCGCATGGCGCGGGGCCTGTTCCGCTACCGCCTCGGGGAGCTGCCCACGCGCGTGCTGCCCGGTGCCATGGGGCTGGTGGCGCAGCTCAACCCGCAGCGCGCCACGCAGCGCCGGCCGCCGCAGGCCATCcgcagcctgacgcagcccttTGACCCGCAGCAGTTCAACTTCACGCGGATCCGGCCCGGGgaggtgctgctgtgcctgcGGCGCCACTTGGGGGGCGACCCGCCGCCCCTGGACCGCGTGCTGGTGGCCATCAACGTCAGCCCGCTGGAGCGcggccacgtcctgctgctgcccgagCCGGCGCTGGGGCTGCCGCAGGCGCTCACCCCGCAGCTGCTGCGCGTCGGGCTGGAGGCCgtgctgctcagcacccagcccGGCTTCCGCGTGGGCTTCAACAGCCTGGGCGCCTCGGCCTCCGTCAACCACCTGCACCTGCACGCCTTCTACCTGGCCCACCCGCTGCGCATTGAGTCGGCGCCCGCCGAGCCGCTGCTCCCCGAGGGGGGCCCGGCCCTGCTGCGGGACGTCCCGGCACCCGCGCTGCTGTTCTACACGGCGGGCACCGAGCTGCGGGCCGTGGCGGAGGCGGTGTGCGGGCTGGCGGCCGGGCTGGCGGCGCGAGGCCTGGCTTACAACGTGTTCGCCACGCGGGGAGCGCCgccggcggggggggcggccgcggggctgcgGGTGCTGCTGTGGGCGCGGCGGCCGAGCTTCGAGGAGCCCGAGGAGCCCGACGAGGCGGTGCCGGCCGTGGCGCTGTGCGAGCTGGCCGGGTACCTGCCCCTGCCGGCCGCCGCCCCCTTCGCGGCGCTGTCGGAGGCCGAGGCTCTGCGCGCCCTGCGCCGCCCGCTGCTGCCCGAGCCCGAGCTGCGCCGCCTGCTGCGGGACCTGCTGCCCGCCACGCCTCGGGACACGTGA
- the VPS33B gene encoding vacuolar protein sorting-associated protein 33B yields MASATRHDVPEPPDFDILKRLARDQLIYLLEQLPGRKDLFIEADLMSPLDRIANVSILKQHEVDKLYKVESRPALSTSDQLCFLVRPRVKTMKYIADIVNADKMSGRSRKYKIIFSPQKFYACEMVLEEEGVFGDVTCDEWSFYLLPLDEDIISMELPEFFRDYFLEGDHRWINSVARALQLLNSLYGPFGRAYGIGRCAKMCYELWRDLEEESEGDSQGRNAEIGNIFFMDRDTDYVTALCSQMVYEGLVDDTFRIKCGSVDFGPEVTSSDKSVKVLLNAQDKVFSQIRNEHFSSVFGFLSQKSRNLQAQYDRRRGMDIKQMKNFVSQELKGLKQEHRLLSLHIGACESIMKKKTKQDFQEMIKAEHSLLEGFDIRESTSFIEEHIDRQVSPIESLRLMCLLSITENGLNPKDFRSLKTQYLQSYGPEHLLTFHNLKRIGLLTEQAAGETLTAVESRVSKLVTDRAAGKITDAFNSLARKSNFRAISKKLGLIPRLDGEYDLKVPRDMAYVFSGAYTPLSCKLMEQVLERRGWQGLEEVLRLLGGPEFSEAGGGAEAGPGRAGGRTVLAVFLGGCTCSEMAALRFLGRDRGCRFIFLTTAVTSSGRLLEAMAEPRS; encoded by the exons ATGGCCTCGGCCACCCGCCACGATGTGCCCGAGCCGCCCGACTTCGACATCCTGAAGCGCCTGGCGCGGGACCAGCTCATCTacctgctggagcag CTCCCCGGGAGGAAGGACCTGTTCATCGAGGCCGACCTGATGAGCCCCCTGGACCGCATCGCCAACGTCTCCATCCTGAAG CAGCACGAGGTGGACAAGCTGTACAAGGTGGAGAGCCGGCCCGCACTCAGCACCAGCGACCA GCTCTGCTTCCTCGTGCGGCCGCGGGTGAAGACGATGAAGTACATCGCCG ATATTGTCAACGCTGACAAGATGTCAGGCCGGAGCCGCAAGTACAAGATCATCTTCAGCCCGCAGAAG TTCTACGCCTGTGAGatggtgctggaggaggagggagtCTTCGGTG ATGTCACCTGCGATGAGTGGTCCTTCTACCTGCTCCCCCTGGATGAGGACATCATCAGCATGGAGCTGCCTGAGTTCTTTCGCGACTACTTCTTG GAGGGAGATCACCGCTGGATCAACTCGGTTGCTCGAGCCCTGCAGTTGCTGAACTCCCTGTACGGGCCGTTTGGCAGGGCCTACGGGATCGGGAGGTGTGCCAAG ATGTGCTATGAGCTGTGGCGGGACCTGGAGGAGGAGAGTGAGGGCGACAGCCAGGGCAGGAATGCGGAGATCGGGAACATCTTCTTCATGGACAGAG ACACGGACTATGTCACGGCGCTGTGCTCCCAGATGGTGTACGAGGGGCTGGTGGACGACACCTTCCGCATCAAGTGCG GCAGCGTGGATTTTGGGCCAGAAGTCACCTCCTCTGACAAGAGCGTTAAGGTGCTGCTCAATGCCCAGGACAAA GTCTTCAGCCAGATCCGGAACGAGCACTTCTCCAGCGTGTTTGGCTTCCTGAGCCAGAAGTCTCGCAACCTGCAGGCACAGTACGAT CGGCGCCGTGGCATGGACATCAAGCAGATGAAGAACTTCGTCTCCCAGGAACTGAAGGGACTGAAACAGGAGCATCGTCTGCTGAGCCTGC ATATTGGCGCCTGCGAGTCcatcatgaaaaagaaaaccaagcagGACTTCCAGGAGATGATCAAGGCTGAGCACT ctctgctggaggGTTTTGACATCCGGGAGAGCACCAGCTTCATTGAGGAGCACATCGACCGGCAG GTGTCCCCCATTGAGAGCCTGCGCCTCATGTGCCTGCTGTCCATCACGGAGAATG GTCTCAACCCCAAAGACTTCCGCTCCCTGAAGACCCAGTACCTGCAG AGCTATGGGCCTGAGCACTTGCTGACCTTCCACAACCTGAAGCGCATCGGGCTGCTGACcgagcaggcagctggggagaccCTGACGGCTGTGGAGAGCAGGGTCAGCAAGCTGGTGACAGACCGAGCGGCTG GAAAGATCACAGACGCATTTAATTCCTTGGCCAGGAAGAGCAATTTCCGAGCCATAAGCAAGAAGCTGGGCTTG ATCCCCCGGCTGGACGGCGAGTACGACCTGAAGGTGCCCCGGGACATGGCCTACGTCTTCAGCGGCGCCTACACCCCCCTGAGCTGCAAGCTCATGGAGCAG GTGCTGGAGCGGCGGGGCTGGCAGGGCCTGGAGGAGGTGCTGCGGCTGCTGGGCGGCCCCGAGTTCTCGGAGGCAG GTGGCGGTGCcgaggcggggccgggccgggccgggggccgcACGGTGCTGGCCGTGTTCCTGGGCGGCTGCACCTGCTCCGAGATGGCGGCGCTGCGCTTCCTGGGCCGGGACAGAG GGTGCCGCTTCATCTTCCTGACCACGGCCGTGACCAGCAGCGGCCGCCTGCTGGAGGCGATGGCGGAGCCCCGCAGctga